The following coding sequences lie in one Myxococcales bacterium genomic window:
- a CDS encoding S41 family peptidase: MRWLSPCSLAWLLLIGCGSESEISELDGIWRTVGDSNIVVVQGDSNDVYHLTSDYCYLAPSGQSAPPGPGNIVPQATESIFTGEPGARKLELHLDTGSIRYFIELAAVPEACVIFDEAQTSDPELNFEVFWQTFHENYAFFELRGVDWNAQYQQYRSRVTAETTPEQLFQVLNDMLSPLDDAHVEVTAALGIFSPGSNYPRADLLGEFLSIIEMQYVIGGSFSTTDNGQVFYGLLKQNVGYMNLGSFAYYDPNNTEGTAANEYAAIDATFDQVFAELQDTDALIIDLRLSPGGLTLYRNRIAAKFTDATFTALRTKLTDTELDPPEIDVVIEPYAGTRYTKPVYVLASGYTASAAEHLTLALGQLDQVQVIGEPTRGTLSSVLTKILPNGWAIRLSNNVIRAPDGTVYEAQGVPADTTVTFSQADIDAQRDPFIDIVFSMKFTAKLELHHP; the protein is encoded by the coding sequence ATGCGCTGGCTTTCGCCTTGCTCCCTCGCTTGGTTGTTGCTGATTGGCTGCGGCTCCGAGTCCGAGATCTCGGAGCTCGACGGCATCTGGCGAACAGTGGGCGACAGCAACATCGTGGTCGTGCAGGGCGATAGCAATGATGTTTATCATCTCACATCGGATTACTGCTATCTCGCCCCAAGCGGCCAAAGCGCGCCGCCAGGGCCGGGCAACATCGTACCCCAGGCCACCGAAAGCATCTTCACTGGTGAACCCGGCGCGCGTAAGCTCGAGCTTCACCTCGACACCGGCTCCATTCGTTACTTTATCGAGCTGGCTGCTGTGCCGGAAGCGTGTGTCATCTTCGACGAAGCACAGACGAGCGATCCAGAGTTGAACTTCGAAGTGTTCTGGCAAACGTTCCATGAAAACTACGCGTTCTTCGAACTGCGTGGCGTCGATTGGAACGCACAGTATCAGCAATATCGTTCCCGCGTAACCGCAGAGACGACTCCCGAGCAACTGTTTCAGGTGCTCAATGATATGCTAAGTCCTCTGGACGATGCGCACGTCGAGGTCACTGCCGCGCTCGGGATCTTCAGCCCGGGGAGCAACTATCCACGAGCAGACTTGCTAGGGGAATTTCTGTCGATCATCGAGATGCAATATGTGATTGGCGGCTCCTTCAGCACGACGGACAACGGCCAAGTATTTTACGGATTGCTCAAGCAGAACGTCGGCTACATGAACCTTGGAAGCTTTGCCTACTACGACCCCAACAACACTGAAGGTACAGCGGCCAACGAGTACGCGGCAATCGATGCAACGTTTGACCAGGTGTTTGCGGAACTGCAAGACACCGACGCCCTAATTATTGATTTACGCTTATCACCCGGTGGGCTCACGTTGTATCGCAATCGTATCGCGGCAAAGTTCACAGACGCCACGTTCACCGCACTGCGCACCAAACTGACAGACACTGAGCTCGACCCTCCTGAAATCGACGTCGTGATCGAGCCCTATGCAGGAACGCGTTACACAAAACCCGTTTACGTCCTTGCCAGCGGCTACACCGCCAGCGCTGCTGAGCATCTCACATTGGCCCTAGGCCAGCTCGACCAAGTTCAAGTCATCGGGGAGCCCACCCGCGGCACGCTCTCCTCAGTACTCACAAAGATTCTGCCTAACGGCTGGGCGATTAGGCTATCCAACAACGTCATCCGTGCCCCTGACGGCACCGTTTACGAAGCACAAGGCGTCCCCGCTGACACCACAGTCACCTTCAGCCAAGCCGACATCGACGCCCAACGCGACCCCTTCATCGATATCGTGTTCTCTATGAAGTTCACGGCGAAACTGGAGCTGCACCACCCGTAA
- a CDS encoding trypsin-like serine protease, whose product MKPLAYMAVVFLSFFHLLGCVSPTADAETGSDTDALDGSRIGGHPNTVIFEFEGLDLRQPTGDISDGEASDEDYSTLRGLTCAGMLVAPNLILTAAHCVGPLIWMFPLDEHSIRFFNHTTARTDVTFQWRDLAVYRHHKLDIAFIQLPRDVSMPEAVSLNLSESSVIPETGIPVWVDGRIARDNGNVNKQDTRTGELLISDVRNMGLSSGGFFAPSTSAYYAEWSQKYPLLSEPGDSGGPVYVQASNGDAHVYGVMSGATAIPEGRTVAEYCSEAAGGIDACSMRISNLSAAASWANEVFHCASGSGCSATVLATRSVGYGMDRKSFVFEQLCPEDTTLVGQYSMRFSSDQPRTYDVAALYEGGPFTHWLLPEMYESIGNGEKPSASVEQFFAGLSVGVFLFPSALVGSEPKVTYQRCTIEFQENLSLPFQKHLGQVCPSGTQEVMSLYISNDSEQEGAVTINLTAEGNGSTKTIRQAIPAEGGEFLDAGFYPFDLSDLAVSVSSGKLDAFEVAYSYYCEFI is encoded by the coding sequence ATGAAACCGCTGGCTTACATGGCCGTTGTTTTCCTATCTTTTTTTCATCTTCTGGGGTGTGTAAGCCCCACTGCTGATGCCGAAACGGGCTCCGATACAGACGCTTTGGATGGCAGTCGTATAGGGGGACACCCTAATACCGTGATTTTCGAGTTTGAGGGCCTAGACCTTCGTCAACCTACAGGCGACATCAGTGACGGTGAGGCGAGTGATGAAGACTACAGCACGCTTCGCGGGCTGACGTGCGCTGGGATGCTTGTGGCTCCCAATCTGATTCTTACTGCGGCGCACTGCGTAGGTCCGTTGATATGGATGTTCCCTTTGGATGAGCACAGCATACGCTTCTTCAACCATACCACGGCACGCACGGATGTTACGTTTCAGTGGAGGGACTTGGCTGTCTACCGTCACCACAAACTAGATATTGCATTTATTCAACTGCCCAGGGATGTTTCCATGCCCGAGGCTGTTAGTCTAAACCTCAGTGAATCGTCAGTCATCCCTGAGACAGGCATTCCCGTGTGGGTTGATGGACGCATCGCGCGTGACAATGGCAACGTCAACAAACAGGATACGCGGACAGGCGAGCTGTTGATTTCCGATGTTCGCAACATGGGCCTTTCGAGCGGGGGGTTCTTTGCCCCATCCACATCGGCCTATTACGCGGAGTGGTCCCAAAAATATCCATTGTTATCGGAGCCCGGCGATAGCGGAGGCCCCGTGTATGTGCAAGCTTCCAATGGCGATGCCCACGTATATGGAGTGATGTCGGGCGCGACGGCAATCCCGGAGGGCAGAACAGTCGCCGAGTACTGTTCTGAGGCTGCAGGTGGAATCGATGCCTGTTCCATGAGAATCAGTAACCTTTCGGCCGCAGCCAGTTGGGCAAACGAGGTGTTTCATTGCGCTTCAGGCAGCGGGTGTTCCGCGACGGTTTTAGCGACGAGGTCAGTAGGCTACGGTATGGATAGAAAGAGTTTTGTGTTTGAACAACTCTGTCCAGAAGATACGACTCTAGTCGGACAATACTCGATGCGTTTTTCCTCTGACCAGCCACGCACCTACGATGTGGCTGCATTGTATGAAGGTGGGCCCTTTACTCATTGGCTATTGCCGGAGATGTATGAGTCCATCGGCAATGGGGAAAAACCATCTGCAAGCGTCGAGCAGTTTTTTGCAGGCCTAAGCGTAGGAGTTTTCTTATTCCCCTCAGCGTTAGTAGGTAGTGAACCGAAGGTAACTTATCAAAGGTGTACCATCGAATTTCAAGAGAACCTGTCGCTGCCGTTTCAAAAACATCTCGGACAGGTCTGTCCATCCGGCACCCAGGAGGTGATGAGCCTCTATATAAGCAACGATTCGGAGCAGGAGGGAGCAGTCACTATCAATCTCACTGCGGAGGGGAATGGCTCGACCAAGACTATCCGTCAGGCCATTCCAGCTGAGGGTGGGGAGTTTTTAGACGCAGGTTTTTATCCCTTTGATTTGTCGGACCTGGCGGTGTCTGTGTCCTCCGGGAAACTCGACGCCTTCGAGGTCGCCTATAGTTATTACTGCGAATTTATTTGA